In the genome of Streptomyces sp. Q6, the window CGCGTGGTCGCGGACCGCGACGCGCTCTCCACGATGCTGGTCGGGGGCGTGGCCGACGGCTTCGACCTCGCCGAGGTCGGCCGGATGTTCTCGCGGATCACGGAGGCGCACACCAAGCGGATGGCGGCGCTCGGCCTGGCGGCCTGACCCGGTCGTCCGGTTGCGGAGCCCTTGTGTGCGGCGCCGCTACGCGTACGGACTCAGCTGCCGCGCTCTGCCCCGGGCCGGGCGCAGCAGCAGCGACAGCAGGGCCACCGCCATCACGACGGCTCCCACGAGCGTCGCGATCACATGGCCGGGGCCCAGAGCGCTGTGGGTGACGAACGCCCCGAACAGGGCGCCCGCGACTCCGGTCGGCAGTACGAGGGTGCGCGACGGAAGACGGTGCGGCAGCCGATGGCCGGCGGCCATGGCGAGAGCCAGGCCGAGCAGTGCGGATCCGAGAGCTTCGAGGAGCATGGTGAGGGTCCCTCCCGCGCGGCCGGTAGGTGCAAAACGGTCGTAGCGGGTCTACCCCTGGCACCCGGAATGCAACCCTCCTCGTGTGCATTCGCTGTGCGTCCGCCGTGAAAGCGGAAGACCTGGTAAGGGCCGTAGGACCTGGCGGGGAACAGAGAAGAAGGAACGACAGAAGAAGGCCCGACGGCGGGATGCCGTCGGGCCTTCTTCTGTCGTTCCGGTGTGTCCCGGGCTGCCTACAGCGGGCCGAAGCCCACCTTCCGCACCGTCGGCTCGCCGATCTCCACGTAGGCGAGGCGCTCGGCCGGGACGAGGACCTTGCGGCCCTTGTCGTCCGTCAGGGAGAGCAGCTGCGCCTTGCCGGCCAGCGCTGCGGACACCGCGCTCTCGACCTCCTCGGCGGACTGGCCGCTCTCCAGAACGATCTCGCGGGGCGTGTGCAGCACGCCGATCTTGACCTCCACGGCCTTGTCCCTCCGACGATCCGTGATGTGCGCGGACGACCGCGCGCCGTACGCAGCAAAGATAGCCCGGCCGGACGAGGCTCCCGGTGCCCCGGCTGCACGCCAAGAGCGAACAACCGCGTGGGAACAAAAGTGCCCCGGGGGGACAGTGGCGCCTCAGCGGCCTCTCAGTGCCCTTCGGCGCCGTGCAGCGGGAAGCCCGCGATGCCGCGCCAGGCCAGCGACGTCAGGTGCTGGACCGCCTTCTCGCGCGGGACCGGGCTCGCGCTGGACAGCCAGTAGCGCGCCACGACCTGCGAGACACCGCCCAGACCCACCGCGAGCAGCATCGACTCGTCCTTGGACAGACCGGTGTCCTCGGCGATCACGTCCGAGATGGCCTCGGCGCACTGGAGGCTGACCCGGTCGACGCGCTCGCGCACCGCCGGCTCGTTCGTCAGGTCCGACTCGAAGACCAGGCGGAACGCGCCGCCCTCGTCCTGGACGTACGCGAAGTAGGCGTCCATCGTCGCCTCGACGCGCTTCTTGTTGTCCGTCGTGGACGCCAGCGCCGTCCTGACCGACTGGAGGAGCGACTCGCAGTGCTGGTCGAGCAGCGCGAGGTAGAGCTCGAGCTTGCCCGGGAAGTGCTGGTAGAGCACCGGCTTGCTGACTCCGGCGCGCTCGGCGATGTCGTCCATCGCGGCCGCGTGGTACCCCTGTGCGACAAAAACCTCCTGGGCAGCGCCCAGGAGCTGGTTGCGTCGGGCACGGCGCGGCAGGCGTGTGCCCTTGGGGCGCGCTGCCTCCGTCTGCTCGATGGCTGTCACGCCGCCTCCCAAAATCGTCCGTACGCGGTGTGCGCCGTGCCGTCATCGTACTTTTGGGTAACCAAGATGTGCGCGGTGCGAGCGCAGAATTTCACGGACCGGACGGCTGTGAAAGCCGCGCGGAGTCCGTCCTGGCCCGTCCGCGGACGCAAAGCGGCGCATACCGGCGTCACCTCACCGATAGTCGTCCTCGTCGAGCGCGACCACCCTGGCCTGTTCCGCCCGATCCGCCTCGTTCGCGCCGTCCGGGTCGGCGGCCTCGACCGGGGCGTCGTCCTCCTCGGGGGCGAGCTCCGTCGACTGCTCGGCCGCGTCGGCCTCGGGGGCTTCTACGTCGATCTCCGGCGGGCGGCGGTCCTCGAAGGTGTCGGGATCGCTGGGGTCGACCGTCATGAATGGCTCCCTTCCTCACTGTCGTCACGTGGGCGGGTGCCCTGATATCGAGCGTAGGAGACACCCGATCGGGGCGCTATGCGATCTCGATGCCGCACGCGCCCGTGGGGCGCGGGGAAGTTCTGGGGAGAGGTGGGCACGAGCTGTGACGGCGAACACACGATCCACTGCGTGATCGTCTCGTAACATATGCCGCATGGCTTCGACCGATCCGCCGCGCGTGCCCCCCGCCATCGCCGCCGCAGTGCCCAAGCCGGGCACCGTCAGGGTCGTGGAGGGAGAGCGGCTGCGATCGGTCGGTCTGCCCGGCCTGACCCTGTCGGTCCGGTCGCGGCCGGGAACGCGCGAAGGGCTCGCCCCCGCGCTGTACGTCCACGGGCTCGGCGGCTCCTCGCAGAACTGGTCGGCACTGATGCCGCTGCTCGAGGACATCGTCGACGGCGAGGCCGTCGACCTGCCCGGCTTCGGTGACTCGCCCCCACCGGACGACGGCGACTACTCGGTGACCGGCCACGCCCGCGCCGTCATCCGCTACCTCGACGCGCAGGGCCGCGGACCCGTCCACCTCTTCGGGAACTCGCTGGGCGGCGCCGTCGCCACCCGCGTCGCCGCCGTACGTCCCGACCTCGTACGGACGCTGACGCTGGTCTCGCCGGCGCTGCCGGAGATCCGCGTGCAGCGCACCGCACTGCCGACCGGACTGCTCGCGGTGCCCGGCGTGGCCTCGCTCTTCACGCGCCTGACCAGGGAATGGACACCGGAGCAGCGCGTCCGCGGCGTCACTGCCCTGTGCTACGGAGATCCGAACCGGGTCACTCCGGAAGGCTTCCGCGCCGCCGTGGACGAGATGGAGCGGCGGCTGCGACTCCCGTACTTCTGGGACGCGATGGCCCGCTCCGCGCGCGGCGTCGTGAACGCGTACACGCTCGGCGGCCAGCACGGTCTGTGGCGTCAGGCCGAGCGGGTGCTCGCGCCGACGCTGCTCGTGTACGGCGGCCGTGACCTGCTGGTCTCGTACCGGATGGCGGCGCGCGCGGCGCGGGCCTTCCGTGACTCGCGGCTGCTCACGCTGCCGGACGCGGGACACGTCGCGATGATGGAGTACCCGGAGACGGTCGCGACGGCCTTCAGGGAACTCGTCGCGGACACCGGTACGGTGAACCAGCGGGCCGGCGCTGGCGCCGGTGGCGCGAGCGAAGTGAACGGCTCCAGTGATGTGAGTGGCCCGAGCGAGCTCAGTGAAGTGAGTGAGCTGAGTGAACTGCGCGAGTCGAGTGAGCTCGGTGGGTTGAGTGGGCTCGGTGAGTTGAGCGAAGGGCGGGGGCGGCAGGGTCGCGGACGCGATCATGCGGCGAGCGGCAGTGCCGGTGGTTCGGGCGGTGCCGGTGGTGGGGGCGGGAGCAGTAACAGCGGCGGTGGTAGCGGCAGTGGTAGTGGCAGCGGCGGTACTGATACGGAATTGGGGAGCTGAGGCGGCCTGTGGGACGGCATAGCCGCCGAGGACCGGCAGACAACGGCGATACCGCCGACATACCCGTAGCGCCCCCGGCGCCGGACCCCTCGCACCCCGGGCCCGGCTCAGGGCGCAGACGCAGGGGGCCCGCCCAGGCGGCGGGGGCCGGGCACATGCCCGCGCGGCCGAGCGCTCCGCAGGTGCGGGGCGGCCACCCGGAGCAGCGGGAACAGGGCGGCGGCTGGGGCGCGCCCGGCGCGGGACCGGTCCCTCCGGCGCGCGGACTCGGCGCGACCGCCGGGCAGCCGTCGATACCGCGTCCGCGACCGCGCCAGGACTACGTCGACGCGTTCGACGGCGCACCGCCCGCGCCGCGCGACCCGTACGCCGCCGTCACCGACTGGGACGACGAACCGCCCCTGCCGGTGCGCGAGCCGCTGCCGGAGGCCGACGCGCCTCGGGAGAAGCGCGGCAAGGGCTCACCTATACGGGCATCGCCGCCGCGGCCGTCACCACCGCGCTCGCGGTCGTCGTCGCCGGACAGGTCACGGGCCGGGACGGCGGGTCGTCGGGCGGCGTGCAGGCGCGGGCCGCGGACGGCGCGCGCGTCAAGGACGGCTCCGCGTCGCGCTCGGACGACCGGGCCACCCCGTCGCGCACGGCGCAGGCCGCGCCGGCGACGTACGCGCAGAAGATGGCCAAGAAGTACCCGCTCGCGGCGAACCTGAAGGCGTCGGGGAAGTTCGAGGCGATCGCCGGACTCGACAAGGCGCCGGGCAAGGGACAGAAGTTCCGCTACCGGGTCGACGTGGAGAAGGGGCTCGGGCTCGACGGCACCCTGTTCGCGCAGGCCGTCCAGAAGACCCTGAACGACAAGCGGAGTTGGGCCCACGACGGGGCGCGCACCTTCGAGCGGATCTCGTCCGGCAAGCCGGACTTCGTGATCACGCTGGCGAGTCCGGGCACGACGGCGGACTGGTGCGCGAAGTCGGGGCTCGACACGACCGTGGACAACGTGTCGTGCGACTCCGCCGCCACCGACCGCGTGATGATCAA includes:
- a CDS encoding DUF3152 domain-containing protein, producing MQARAADGARVKDGSASRSDDRATPSRTAQAAPATYAQKMAKKYPLAANLKASGKFEAIAGLDKAPGKGQKFRYRVDVEKGLGLDGTLFAQAVQKTLNDKRSWAHDGARTFERISSGKPDFVITLASPGTTADWCAKSGLDTTVDNVSCDSAATDRVMINAYRWAQGSTTYDKELGARAIHPYRQMLINHEVGHRLGFNHVTCSQDGAPAPVMQQQTKFLTFDGITCKANPWAFPNG
- a CDS encoding alpha/beta hydrolase; translated protein: MASTDPPRVPPAIAAAVPKPGTVRVVEGERLRSVGLPGLTLSVRSRPGTREGLAPALYVHGLGGSSQNWSALMPLLEDIVDGEAVDLPGFGDSPPPDDGDYSVTGHARAVIRYLDAQGRGPVHLFGNSLGGAVATRVAAVRPDLVRTLTLVSPALPEIRVQRTALPTGLLAVPGVASLFTRLTREWTPEQRVRGVTALCYGDPNRVTPEGFRAAVDEMERRLRLPYFWDAMARSARGVVNAYTLGGQHGLWRQAERVLAPTLLVYGGRDLLVSYRMAARAARAFRDSRLLTLPDAGHVAMMEYPETVATAFRELVADTGTVNQRAGAGAGGASEVNGSSDVSGPSELSEVSELSELRESSELGGLSGLGELSEGRGRQGRGRDHAASGSAGGSGGAGGGGGSSNSGGGSGSGSGSGGTDTELGS
- a CDS encoding TetR/AcrR family transcriptional regulator, with the protein product MTAIEQTEAARPKGTRLPRRARRNQLLGAAQEVFVAQGYHAAAMDDIAERAGVSKPVLYQHFPGKLELYLALLDQHCESLLQSVRTALASTTDNKKRVEATMDAYFAYVQDEGGAFRLVFESDLTNEPAVRERVDRVSLQCAEAISDVIAEDTGLSKDESMLLAVGLGGVSQVVARYWLSSASPVPREKAVQHLTSLAWRGIAGFPLHGAEGH
- a CDS encoding DUF3107 domain-containing protein; protein product: MEVKIGVLHTPREIVLESGQSAEEVESAVSAALAGKAQLLSLTDDKGRKVLVPAERLAYVEIGEPTVRKVGFGPL